A genomic window from Paenibacillus antri includes:
- a CDS encoding FtsX-like permease family protein — protein sequence MNLWQIAWRNLMRRKLRTLLTVVSIVIGVASTFGVIASVDTAKKAFPLYMKAAFGKADFSINGTEPYFSGDVLHDVQHIEGAVSIATMKQATNLVLENEDIAAIQKRVDLKGYSRLDTPLTGYKVVEGTLTGDGAVITDRTAGVWNAKVGDPIAIETDAGVQQVRIDAIVRYTADLMGPSSWMMAKYHPWTVAVPLHLVQEWFERTGEIESVQIKLLPGTDAAQAEARFDELVKKDDSVYLQPVLLNMEAQFKDADTFFLALYIAGCLGIALSAFVIFNSLYVSIQERKNEFAALKTIGYTPGQLRRFVLYEVLLLSAAGTAVGAIIGYGLALLLKSVIFMIFGVYDDSGMELAKGLVVSIAAGIVVPIAASLAPIRQAGKVSVIAALKETAASSSKLPRWRGAVGALLIVSALFIKHLLLVVPLLLGVALVFPFLFKAFAALLKPAYRALFGFGGVVASRNLERNLGRTSMTSVVLCLGIAMVLLMSSLNSALIQTYERVIHASYGGNLDVMLHHIEPTDLDELRATEGVADAQTYPLHLAVWELNGKKRNLPVYGVGAEWIDRFPLFTAGGEAQSAWIGRLGDDELLMDRVALEVWGGEIGETITLDTLAGPRPFTVVGAVETMKNNGFGAFMGDGAFRGHFGLKYERNALVLKDDRISPLQLRENVFDRFGARIESMFGPEDWVSVVGATYTGSFSVVNFLIVLSIVISGIGITNTMLMNIMERVRELGMMRAVGVTRGQLIRMVMLEGFGIGLAATVIGCAFGILLIYMTSTFMSINTLTYRFGISWAILSAVCAFGLLVSLLSSFTPASRAAKTPLSEALRYE from the coding sequence GTGAATCTCTGGCAGATCGCATGGCGCAATTTGATGCGCCGGAAGCTCCGCACGCTGCTTACGGTCGTCTCGATCGTCATCGGGGTCGCTTCGACGTTCGGCGTCATCGCCTCGGTCGACACCGCGAAGAAGGCGTTCCCGCTCTATATGAAGGCGGCGTTCGGCAAGGCGGACTTCTCGATCAACGGAACCGAACCGTACTTCTCCGGCGACGTGCTGCACGACGTCCAGCATATCGAAGGCGCGGTCTCGATCGCGACGATGAAACAGGCGACCAACCTCGTCTTGGAAAACGAAGACATCGCCGCGATCCAAAAACGCGTCGATCTGAAAGGCTACAGCCGACTGGATACGCCGCTGACCGGATACAAGGTCGTCGAAGGCACGCTGACCGGGGACGGCGCGGTCATTACCGACCGGACGGCCGGCGTCTGGAACGCGAAGGTGGGCGACCCGATCGCGATCGAGACGGATGCGGGCGTTCAGCAGGTCCGCATCGACGCGATCGTGCGGTATACGGCAGATTTGATGGGTCCGTCGAGCTGGATGATGGCGAAGTATCATCCTTGGACGGTGGCCGTGCCGCTCCATCTCGTCCAGGAATGGTTCGAGCGAACCGGCGAGATCGAGAGCGTGCAGATCAAGCTGCTGCCCGGGACGGACGCGGCGCAGGCGGAGGCGCGGTTCGACGAGCTGGTCAAGAAGGACGACAGCGTCTACCTGCAGCCGGTCCTCCTCAATATGGAAGCGCAGTTCAAAGACGCGGATACGTTCTTCCTGGCGCTGTATATCGCCGGGTGTCTCGGGATCGCGCTGAGCGCGTTCGTCATTTTCAACAGCTTGTACGTTAGTATTCAAGAGCGCAAGAACGAGTTCGCCGCGCTGAAGACGATCGGATATACGCCCGGGCAGCTCCGCAGGTTCGTATTGTACGAGGTGCTGCTGCTGTCGGCGGCGGGGACGGCCGTAGGGGCGATCATCGGGTATGGGCTGGCGCTGCTGTTGAAGTCCGTCATCTTCATGATCTTCGGGGTATACGACGATAGCGGCATGGAGCTTGCGAAGGGGCTGGTCGTCTCGATCGCGGCGGGGATCGTCGTGCCGATCGCGGCGTCGCTGGCTCCGATTCGGCAGGCCGGCAAGGTGAGCGTGATCGCGGCGTTGAAGGAAACCGCCGCATCGAGCTCGAAGCTGCCGCGTTGGCGGGGCGCGGTCGGCGCGCTCTTGATCGTCTCCGCATTGTTCATCAAGCATCTGCTGCTGGTCGTGCCGCTGCTGCTCGGCGTCGCGCTCGTATTCCCGTTCCTGTTCAAGGCGTTCGCCGCGCTGTTGAAGCCGGCGTACCGGGCGCTGTTCGGCTTCGGCGGCGTCGTGGCGTCCCGCAATCTCGAGCGCAACCTCGGCCGCACCTCGATGACGTCGGTCGTCCTGTGCCTCGGCATCGCGATGGTGCTGTTGATGAGCTCGCTCAATTCCGCTCTAATTCAGACGTATGAACGAGTCATCCACGCTTCCTACGGCGGCAACCTGGACGTGATGCTGCATCATATCGAGCCGACCGACCTCGACGAACTGCGGGCGACGGAAGGCGTCGCGGACGCGCAGACGTACCCGCTGCATCTCGCGGTCTGGGAGCTGAACGGAAAGAAGCGCAACCTGCCCGTGTACGGCGTCGGGGCGGAGTGGATCGACCGGTTCCCGCTGTTTACGGCGGGCGGGGAAGCGCAGAGCGCGTGGATCGGAAGATTGGGCGACGACGAGCTGCTCATGGACCGCGTCGCGCTTGAGGTATGGGGCGGCGAGATCGGGGAGACGATTACGCTCGATACGCTGGCGGGGCCGCGTCCGTTCACGGTCGTCGGCGCCGTCGAGACGATGAAGAACAACGGGTTCGGCGCGTTCATGGGAGACGGAGCGTTCCGCGGCCATTTCGGATTGAAGTACGAACGGAACGCGCTCGTGCTGAAGGACGATCGGATCTCTCCGCTGCAGCTTCGGGAAAATGTGTTCGACCGCTTCGGCGCCCGCATCGAATCGATGTTCGGCCCGGAGGACTGGGTGTCGGTCGTCGGCGCGACGTACACGGGATCGTTCAGCGTCGTCAACTTCCTGATCGTTCTCTCGATCGTCATCTCGGGCATCGGCATTACGAATACGATGCTGATGAACATTATGGAGCGCGTGCGGGAGCTCGGCATGATGCGCGCCGTCGGCGTGACGCGAGGCCAGCTGATCCGCATGGTCATGCTGGAAGGGTTCGGCATCGGTCTCGCCGCGACCGTCATCGGCTGCGCGTTCGGCATCCTGCTCATCTACATGACGTCGACGTTCATGTCCATCAACACGTTGACGTACCGATTCGGCATCTCCTGGGCGATTCTGTCCGCGGTTTGCGCGTTCGGATTGCTCGTCAGTCTGCTGTCCAGCTTCACCCCGGCGTCCCGCGCCGCGAAAACTCCGTTAAGCGAGGCATTGCGATATGAATAA
- a CDS encoding glycoside hydrolase family 88 protein, protein MWQRAIEDAIQKTRRNIEAFPMQFPHITTERRYDWGINRDWIEGFYTGMIWLCYEYTGDPAFKETGLRHVEDYRERLAAKRNLDHHDIGFLYLPSALASWIVERHESGRRLALDAAEHLMTRWREAGQYIQAWGPEGDPQNGGRIIVDCMMNLPLLYWAHAQTNDDRYRKRAVLHAEKSRRYLMRGDDSSYHTFYFDPADGKPIRGGTHQGFHDGSTWTRGQAWAIYGFALSYRYTGDPAYLETAKRAARYFVDRLPEDFVAYWDFDAPVEPGTPRDSSASAIAACGMLEILAHLGEADADRGWLNEAVERSMKSLVENYATIGEPEEEGLIKHGSYHVRGGLGPDDYMIWGDYYYLEALLRLTKGIPGYWYER, encoded by the coding sequence ATGTGGCAGCGCGCCATTGAGGACGCGATTCAGAAGACGAGACGGAACATCGAGGCCTTCCCGATGCAGTTCCCGCACATTACGACGGAGCGACGGTACGATTGGGGGATCAACCGCGATTGGATCGAGGGCTTCTATACCGGGATGATCTGGCTTTGTTACGAATACACGGGCGATCCTGCGTTTAAGGAAACCGGCTTGCGCCACGTGGAGGACTATCGAGAGCGGCTTGCGGCGAAGCGAAATCTGGATCATCACGACATCGGCTTTCTGTACCTCCCTTCGGCGTTGGCGTCCTGGATCGTAGAACGCCACGAATCGGGCCGCCGGCTAGCGCTCGACGCGGCCGAGCATCTGATGACCCGTTGGCGGGAAGCCGGGCAATATATTCAGGCGTGGGGGCCGGAAGGAGACCCGCAGAACGGCGGCCGCATCATCGTCGATTGCATGATGAACCTGCCGCTGCTGTACTGGGCGCACGCGCAGACGAACGACGATCGGTATCGGAAGCGTGCCGTCCTTCACGCGGAGAAGAGCCGGCGCTACTTGATGCGGGGGGACGATTCCTCGTACCATACGTTCTATTTCGACCCGGCGGACGGGAAGCCGATTCGCGGCGGGACGCACCAAGGCTTCCACGACGGCTCCACGTGGACCCGCGGGCAAGCTTGGGCGATTTACGGCTTCGCGCTGTCGTACCGGTACACGGGCGATCCCGCGTATTTGGAGACGGCCAAGCGGGCGGCGCGGTATTTCGTCGACCGTCTGCCGGAGGACTTCGTCGCGTATTGGGATTTCGACGCGCCGGTCGAGCCGGGCACCCCGCGCGACAGCTCGGCGTCCGCCATCGCGGCTTGCGGCATGCTTGAAATTCTCGCCCACCTGGGCGAGGCGGATGCGGATCGCGGTTGGCTGAACGAAGCCGTCGAGCGGTCGATGAAGTCGTTGGTTGAAAACTACGCCACCATCGGCGAGCCGGAGGAAGAGGGCTTGATCAAGCACGGCTCCTATCATGTTCGCGGCGGCTTAGGCCCGGACGATTATATGATCTGGGGCGACTATTATTATCTCGAAGCGCTGCTTCGGCTGACGAAAGGCATCCCCGGCTATTGGTACGAGAGGTGA
- a CDS encoding discoidin domain-containing protein has product MNVTSLRALRKRVALWLSICLAIPSLSAAIGMPTYAQAAEGGNLFTNGGFETADENGNAPGWEAIRYSGAPAFSVTDSVYKEGTRSFRIGADVVSRGSAKQVVNLAPEQAGKPFVLQFWLKTEGLTENGQAYGRFQFLNGAGSRIGALNYTTTLRGTNDWTSIRKEFTVPAGAVKLSFEGFLENTAGSAWFDDLKLFEVLPDEAPNGNLLPNGGFETVQASTGWTDGVGPAHATAWKASGNPAFAVDTETYRSGTRSVRIDGAPPTASRGAVVQEIRTMKIGQPYLISGWVKTENVSNTAYVRFQYKRDGGQSVNVELANHIRGSTDWTYFSRVVGLPENTDNPSAPVTKVEAFLENSTGTVWFDDFSIQEHIPVESFTLTPDYVELVAGGAAQLSATVTPENATNRNVRWSSSDPAAVSVDANGLVTARAAGYSIVSATALETNETRNAVVTVDPSPSLIVQPYSGTVLENGELAGRLTAEDVSGAPIVFEKAIDPRHGTVTVEPDGGFRYYPTRNYAGPDEFVFMVGGVAGGGGPKFGKATIAVEPILAPPTLDLQWYSTPKGATLTGKLGKVIRPSADAVVWTKSGASSETRGELTVQPDGTFVYTPAPGFTGYDTFRVAATAANGMSTEAMAKVFVVPEAADFAADLNDAALGNVHPRVVADAEDFAYARGLIGTDPYMTEWFERLTQDTTPFLEAEDNGFNTNQLLNTALMFQLTGDKKYADRAIEHLQYMATIPESAWPGRTNSMLSLTYIAYTTGLAYDWLYHEMTPEQRRVVEETVSEHIFSHALGWYRGQFNITETNNINLVNNGSYGVLALALLNEDEAQIRAEANEALQGVYRKLQIVLRHLTEDGSWPEGPSYFQYGTMPLFLFMSAMHSSLGTDYGLSELEGMEAFGAYPVHLRGPKGTFNFGDGDIIETYPQSLWLADFYGKPEYASLAGELYRDQGLYSPLYLLFYKPGMFDVWPSSPDRTFSGIEAIAMRSGWNDPNAAYAAMRGLNETMLSHNDLDAGTFVFDALGERWALDLGNENYNLPGFWQYAEGTRWTYYRKGAQGHNTVVINPLSNPVHMQDYDAPAPLVRSESKPRGAYGILDLTERYPNDALSFKRGMMLTADRSQLIVQDEIRLKAPSDIYWFMHTGASISIVEGGRAAILTKNDKKLYVKMIEAPAGAVFSEMKAEPLPGTPNPEGQTANRDVRKLAVHLTNASQANLSVWMAPLYEEDALPQQAPGFTPLDAWSIPDGELPVRPAPPTASSIAVDGVPIEGFDPRRTYYEVVFPFEETVVPRVEAASASDLTVVEATELPGRTFVYVTDPADPASKNRYTVAFVRGPIVGDPPDVNRWPVVGATASSTPQANLGYTPEKTLDGDLSTRWTSEGEHWIQYDLGEVREVGAVSIAFFSGDVRKAYFSISTSLDGVQWNVAYADGVSSGVTAEPEVFHFAGTEARYVRITGYGNSTSRWNNITEAGIFRPTPISVRADVPEVWKPGERHALSALLRYADGRQTIAENATFASSDETVLSVKEGKALGKKPGTAELTVTDHESGLTRTMTIEVRTPNP; this is encoded by the coding sequence ATGAACGTAACATCGTTACGAGCCTTGAGAAAGCGAGTAGCTTTGTGGCTGTCGATTTGCTTGGCGATCCCGAGCCTGTCGGCGGCTATAGGCATGCCAACGTACGCGCAAGCGGCGGAGGGAGGGAATTTATTTACGAACGGCGGCTTCGAGACCGCGGACGAGAACGGGAACGCGCCGGGCTGGGAGGCGATCCGGTATTCGGGAGCGCCCGCGTTCAGCGTGACCGACTCGGTCTACAAGGAAGGGACGAGATCGTTCCGGATCGGCGCCGACGTCGTCAGCCGCGGCTCGGCGAAGCAAGTCGTGAATTTGGCTCCCGAGCAGGCAGGAAAACCGTTCGTTCTTCAATTTTGGCTGAAGACCGAAGGGTTGACCGAGAACGGACAGGCTTACGGCCGATTCCAATTTTTGAACGGCGCCGGCTCTAGGATCGGCGCTCTGAACTATACGACGACGCTTCGCGGAACGAACGATTGGACGTCGATCCGGAAGGAATTTACGGTTCCCGCGGGCGCCGTCAAGCTGAGTTTCGAAGGCTTCTTGGAGAATACTGCCGGCTCCGCCTGGTTCGACGATCTGAAGCTGTTCGAGGTGCTGCCGGATGAAGCGCCGAACGGAAATCTGCTGCCGAACGGCGGCTTCGAGACGGTGCAGGCTTCAACCGGATGGACGGACGGGGTCGGTCCCGCTCATGCAACCGCCTGGAAGGCGAGCGGCAATCCGGCGTTCGCCGTCGATACGGAGACGTACCGGAGCGGCACGAGATCGGTTCGAATCGACGGCGCGCCGCCGACCGCCAGCCGCGGCGCCGTCGTGCAGGAGATTCGCACGATGAAGATCGGCCAGCCGTACTTGATCAGCGGCTGGGTGAAGACGGAGAACGTCTCCAATACGGCCTACGTGCGTTTCCAATATAAGCGGGACGGCGGGCAAAGCGTGAACGTCGAGCTGGCGAACCACATCCGCGGCTCGACGGACTGGACGTATTTCAGCCGGGTCGTCGGTCTGCCGGAAAACACGGATAACCCTTCCGCCCCGGTCACGAAGGTGGAGGCGTTCCTCGAAAATTCCACGGGGACCGTGTGGTTCGACGATTTCTCCATCCAGGAGCATATCCCGGTCGAGAGCTTTACGCTAACGCCCGACTATGTCGAGCTCGTCGCAGGCGGCGCGGCGCAGCTCTCGGCGACGGTTACGCCGGAGAACGCCACGAATCGGAACGTGCGCTGGAGCTCGTCCGATCCGGCGGCCGTCTCCGTGGATGCGAACGGTCTCGTCACCGCGCGCGCGGCAGGGTATTCGATCGTCTCCGCGACGGCGCTCGAGACGAACGAAACCCGGAACGCGGTCGTGACGGTCGATCCGTCCCCTTCGCTGATCGTACAGCCCTATTCGGGGACGGTGCTCGAGAACGGGGAGCTGGCGGGGAGACTGACGGCGGAGGACGTTAGCGGCGCGCCGATCGTGTTCGAGAAGGCGATCGATCCCCGGCACGGCACGGTGACGGTCGAGCCGGACGGCGGCTTCCGGTATTATCCGACGCGCAATTACGCCGGTCCCGACGAATTCGTATTTATGGTCGGCGGGGTTGCGGGCGGCGGAGGTCCGAAATTCGGGAAAGCGACGATCGCGGTCGAGCCGATCCTTGCGCCGCCGACGTTGGATTTGCAGTGGTATTCGACGCCGAAGGGCGCGACCTTGACCGGCAAGCTCGGGAAGGTGATTCGTCCGTCGGCGGACGCCGTGGTCTGGACGAAATCCGGAGCGTCATCGGAGACCCGGGGCGAGCTTACCGTTCAACCGGACGGAACCTTCGTTTATACGCCGGCGCCGGGCTTTACCGGGTACGATACGTTCCGGGTCGCGGCGACCGCCGCGAACGGGATGTCGACGGAGGCGATGGCGAAGGTGTTCGTCGTTCCGGAGGCGGCCGACTTCGCGGCCGACTTGAACGACGCCGCCTTGGGCAACGTCCACCCGCGCGTCGTCGCCGACGCCGAGGACTTCGCGTATGCGCGCGGCTTGATCGGGACGGACCCGTATATGACCGAATGGTTCGAGCGGCTTACGCAGGATACCACGCCATTCCTCGAGGCGGAGGACAACGGCTTTAATACGAACCAATTATTAAACACCGCCTTGATGTTCCAGCTGACCGGGGACAAGAAATACGCGGACAGGGCGATCGAGCATCTGCAGTATATGGCCACGATCCCGGAGAGCGCTTGGCCGGGTCGGACGAACAGCATGCTGTCGCTGACGTACATCGCCTATACGACCGGTCTGGCCTACGATTGGCTTTATCACGAGATGACGCCGGAGCAGCGCCGGGTCGTGGAAGAGACCGTCAGCGAGCACATCTTCAGCCATGCGCTCGGTTGGTACCGGGGACAATTCAACATAACGGAAACCAACAATATTAACCTCGTCAATAACGGCAGCTACGGCGTATTGGCGCTGGCCTTGTTGAACGAAGACGAAGCGCAGATCCGGGCGGAAGCGAACGAAGCGCTGCAAGGTGTCTATCGCAAGCTTCAGATCGTGCTGCGCCACTTGACGGAAGACGGCTCGTGGCCGGAAGGGCCGAGCTACTTCCAGTACGGGACGATGCCGCTGTTCCTCTTCATGTCGGCGATGCATTCGTCGCTCGGCACGGACTACGGACTAAGCGAGCTGGAAGGCATGGAAGCGTTCGGCGCGTACCCCGTGCATTTACGAGGGCCGAAAGGGACGTTCAACTTCGGCGACGGTGACATTATCGAGACGTATCCGCAGTCGCTGTGGTTAGCCGACTTCTACGGGAAACCCGAATACGCGTCGCTCGCGGGCGAGTTGTATCGGGATCAAGGCTTGTACTCGCCGTTGTACCTGTTGTTCTACAAGCCCGGCATGTTCGACGTCTGGCCTTCTTCGCCGGATCGGACGTTCAGCGGCATCGAAGCGATCGCCATGCGCAGCGGCTGGAACGACCCGAACGCCGCGTACGCCGCCATGAGGGGCTTGAACGAGACGATGCTCAGCCACAACGACCTAGACGCCGGGACGTTCGTGTTCGACGCGCTCGGCGAACGGTGGGCGCTCGATCTCGGCAATGAAAACTACAATTTGCCGGGCTTCTGGCAATATGCGGAAGGAACGCGATGGACGTATTATCGGAAGGGCGCGCAAGGCCATAACACCGTCGTCATCAATCCGCTGAGCAACCCGGTTCACATGCAGGATTACGACGCTCCGGCCCCGCTCGTGCGCAGCGAGTCCAAGCCGCGCGGCGCATACGGCATCTTGGATTTGACGGAACGGTACCCGAACGACGCCTTGTCCTTCAAGCGGGGCATGATGCTGACCGCGGACCGCTCGCAGCTGATCGTGCAGGACGAGATCCGGCTGAAGGCGCCTTCGGACATCTACTGGTTCATGCACACGGGGGCTTCGATTTCGATTGTCGAAGGCGGCCGGGCCGCGATTCTGACGAAGAACGATAAGAAGCTCTATGTGAAAATGATAGAGGCTCCCGCGGGTGCGGTCTTCTCGGAGATGAAAGCCGAGCCGCTGCCCGGAACGCCGAACCCGGAAGGACAGACGGCCAATCGCGACGTTCGGAAGCTGGCCGTTCATCTGACGAACGCCAGCCAAGCGAATTTGTCCGTCTGGATGGCGCCGCTCTACGAAGAAGACGCGCTGCCGCAGCAGGCGCCCGGGTTTACGCCGCTGGATGCGTGGTCGATTCCGGACGGCGAGCTGCCGGTACGGCCGGCGCCGCCGACGGCGAGCTCGATCGCCGTGGACGGCGTTCCGATCGAGGGCTTCGATCCGCGGCGAACGTATTACGAGGTCGTGTTCCCGTTCGAGGAGACGGTCGTCCCTCGCGTCGAAGCGGCATCCGCTTCCGATCTGACCGTCGTCGAAGCGACCGAGCTGCCGGGACGGACGTTCGTGTACGTCACGGATCCGGCCGATCCTGCGTCGAAGAACCGATATACGGTGGCGTTCGTGCGCGGTCCGATCGTCGGCGACCCGCCGGACGTTAATCGATGGCCGGTCGTCGGCGCGACGGCCAGCTCCACGCCGCAAGCGAACCTGGGCTACACGCCAGAGAAGACGTTGGACGGCGATCTGTCCACGCGTTGGACGTCCGAAGGCGAGCATTGGATTCAATACGACCTCGGAGAGGTTCGGGAAGTCGGAGCCGTCTCGATCGCTTTCTTCAGCGGCGACGTCCGCAAGGCGTACTTTTCCATATCGACCTCGCTTGACGGCGTCCAGTGGAACGTCGCGTACGCCGACGGGGTCAGCTCGGGCGTAACGGCGGAGCCCGAAGTGTTTCATTTCGCCGGTACGGAGGCTCGCTACGTGCGGATTACCGGATACGGCAACTCGACGAGCCGGTGGAACAACATCACGGAGGCGGGCATCTTCCGGCCGACGCCGATCTCGGTTCGCGCCGACGTCCCGGAGGTGTGGAAGCCGGGCGAGCGGCACGCGCTATCCGCGTTGCTGCGGTACGCCGACGGGCGGCAGACGATTGCGGAGAACGCGACGTTCGCGAGCAGCGACGAGACCGTGTTATCCGTTAAGGAAGGCAAGGCGCTAGGGAAGAAGCCGGGAACCGCCGAATTGACGGTGACGGACCATGAATCCGGCCTGACCCGCACGATGACGATCGAAGTAAGGACACCGAATCCGTAA
- a CDS encoding ABC transporter ATP-binding protein: MIRVEKVSKEFALEAGNFTALRETDVTIGKGEFIAVMGPSGSGKSTLLQILGGLDLPTSGSVEIDGVRLERLDEKGRTLFRRTKVGFVFQNYQLLPMMTVAENIALALAANRAPKAEIDRTVARLIREVNLEGKASSYPSQLSGGQQQRVAIARALAMKPALILADEPTGNLDRQNGEDILKLLSRLNKEEGITVVMVTHDRHAAETADRIITLRDGAVVEDAMEGAGRK, encoded by the coding sequence ATGATTCGCGTAGAAAAAGTATCCAAGGAGTTCGCGCTCGAAGCCGGCAACTTCACGGCGCTGCGAGAGACGGACGTAACGATCGGGAAAGGGGAGTTCATCGCCGTCATGGGGCCGAGCGGTTCGGGGAAGAGCACGCTGCTGCAAATTCTCGGCGGGCTCGACCTGCCGACGTCCGGCAGCGTCGAAATCGACGGGGTTCGGCTGGAGCGGCTGGACGAGAAAGGGCGGACGCTGTTCCGCCGGACGAAGGTCGGCTTCGTGTTCCAGAACTACCAGCTGCTCCCGATGATGACGGTCGCGGAGAACATCGCGCTCGCGCTCGCCGCGAATCGGGCGCCGAAGGCGGAGATCGACCGGACGGTCGCCCGGCTCATCCGCGAGGTGAATCTGGAAGGGAAGGCGTCAAGCTACCCGTCCCAGCTCAGCGGCGGCCAGCAGCAGCGCGTGGCGATCGCCAGAGCGCTCGCGATGAAGCCGGCGCTCATCTTGGCGGACGAACCGACCGGTAACCTCGATCGACAGAACGGGGAAGACATCTTGAAGCTGCTGTCGCGGCTGAATAAGGAAGAAGGCATTACCGTCGTCATGGTGACCCACGATCGTCACGCGGCGGAGACGGCGGACCGCATCATTACGCTTCGAGACGGGGCGGTCGTGGAAGACGCCATGGAAGGAGCGGGTCGCAAGTGA